The following are encoded in a window of Strigops habroptila isolate Jane chromosome 9, bStrHab1.2.pri, whole genome shotgun sequence genomic DNA:
- the GLCE gene encoding D-glucuronyl C5-epimerase isoform X3, which translates to MTSTPLKGGGKATRSSCRSAGYSKVYTQRAPYHPDGVFMSFEGYNVEVRDRVKCISGVEGVPLSTQWGPQGYFYPIQIAQYGLSHYSKNLTEKPPHVEVYETAEEKDRASRSAEWTVPKGCSLSTVSDRAKFTSVKQFVAPDNTEGVSLQLGNTRDFIISFDLKFITNGSVSVVLETTEKNQLFTVHYVSNNQLIAFKDRDIYYGIGPRTSWSTLTRDLVTDLRKGVGLSNTKAVKQTKIMPKRVVRLVAKGRGFLDNVTISATAHMAAFFAASNWLVRNQDERGGWPIMVTRKLGEGFKSLDPGWYSAMAQGQAISTLVRAYLLTKDHTFLSSALRATAPYKLPSEQRGVKAVFMNRHDWYEEYPTSPSSFVLNGFMYSLIGLYDLKETAGEKLGKEARVLYERGMESLKAMLPLYDTGSGTIYDLRHFMLGTAPNLARWDYHTTHINQLQLLSTIDESPIFKEFVKRWKSYLRGGRAKHN; encoded by the exons ATGACGAGCACACCGTtaaagggaggagggaaggcaaCGAGGTCTTCCTGCCGTTCAGCTGG CTACTCCAAAGTATACACACAGCGAGCACCTTATCACCCCGATGGGGTCTTCATGTCCTTCGAGGGCTACAACGTGGAGGTTCGAGACAGAGTGAAGTGCATAAGTGGTGTTGAAG GTGTGCCATTATCCACGCAGTGGGGCCCTCAAGGCTATTTCTACCCCATCCAGATTGCACAGTACGGGTTGAGTCACTACAGTAAGAACCTGACAGAGAAACCCCCTCACGTGGAGGTGTATgaaacagctgaagagaaggacAGAGCCAGCAGGTCTGCAGAGTGGACGGTGCCCAAAGGCTGCTCCCTATCCACAGTGTCTGACAGAGCCAAGTTCACCAGTGTCAAGCAGTTCGTTGCTCCAG acaATACCGAGGGGGTATCTCTGCAGCTTGGGAACACCCGAGATTTTATCATTTCCTTTGATCTCAAATTCATCACAAACGGAAGCGTTTCCGTGGTTCTCGAGACAACAGAGAAGAACCAGCTCTTCACCGTGCACTACGTCTCCAACAACCAGCTCATCGCTTTTAAGGACCGAGACATCTACTACGGCATCGGCCCCAGGACTAGCTGGAGCACCCTCACCAGAGACCTGGTGACTGACCTGCGGAAAGGCGTCGGGCTCTCCAACACGAAAGCTGTGAAGCAGACCAAAATCATGCCcaagagggtggtgaggctggTGGCGAAGGGAAGAGGCTTCCTCGACAATGTCACCATCTCGGCCACCGCTCACATGGCGGCTTTTTTTGCTGCCAGCAACTGGCTGGTGAGGAACCAGGACGAGAGGGGTGGCTGGCCCATCATGGTGACGAGGAAGCTGGGGGAAGGCTTTAAGTCCTTGGACCCGGGCTGGTACTCGGCCATGGCACAAGGACAGGCCATCTCGACGCTGGTGCGGGCGTACCTGCTGACGAAGGACCACACGTTCCTCAGCTCGGCTCTGCGGGCCACGGCGCCGTACAAGCTGCCGTCGGAGCAGCGCGGGGTCAAAGCCGTCTTCATGAACCGGCACGACTGGTACGAGGAGTACCCGACCTCCCCCAGCTCCTTCGTGCTCAACGGCTTCATGTACTCCTTAATCGGGCTCTATGACTTGAAAGAAACGGCCGGGGagaagctggggaaggaggcGCGGGTCCTCTACGAGCGGGGCATGGAGTCCCTCAAGGCCATGCTTCCCCTCTACGACACCGGCTCAGGGACCATCTATGACCTTCGGCACTTCATGCTCGGCACCGCTCCCAACCTGGCCCGCTGGGACTATCACACCACCCACATCaaccagctccagctcctcagcaccatCGACGAGTCGCCCATCTTCAAGGAGTTCGTCAAGAGGTGGAAGAGCTACCTGCGAGGCGGCCGGGCAAAGCACAACTAG
- the PAQR5 gene encoding membrane progestin receptor gamma isoform X1 translates to MLSIKLPRLLSINQVPKGYQEQGILFGYRPPRSSAADCLLSVFQMTNETLNIWTHFVPAWYFVWTLVGRLQGPGGREDPNAWPLLAYLLTCCIYPLASSCAHTFSTMSTRARHICYFFDYAALSMYSLGSALAYSAYIFPAGWVNSTFHHCYVPIAVFNTVVSTSLSCYSRFLEVERPMLSKASRILAFVYPYLFDSIPLFYRFYLCMAESCTEAAIPVHYKHTAFAFLTCFIFASHLPERLAPGHFDYIGHSHQVFHVCGIIGTHFQMEAIMMDMAERHDRLLPSSLLPSSLQTLGSMGICMAMNLAVIGLCSASLRFMPEPLQREKPHRH, encoded by the exons ATGCTGAGCATCAAGTTACCCCGGCTGCTCAGCATCAACCAAGTGCCTAAG GGGTACCAGGAGCAGGGCATCCTCTTTGGGTATCGCCCGCCCCGGAGCTCGGCAGCAGATTGCCTCCTCAGCGTCTTCCAGATGACGAATGAGACACTCAACATCTGGACACACTTTGTGCCTGCCTG GTACTTCGTGTGGACCCTGGTGGGGCGGCTGCAGGGCCCAGGGGGCCGGGAGGACCCCAATGCCTGGCCCCTCCTCGCCTACCTCCTGACCTGCTGCATCTACCCGCTGGCCTCCAGCTGTGCCCACACCTTCAGCACCATGTCCACCCGCGCCCGGCACATCTGCTACTTCTTCGACTACGCTGCTCTCAGCATGTACAGCCTGG GCTCCGCGCTGGCATACTCGGCGTACATCTTCCCAGCGGGATGGGTCAACAGCACCTTCCACCACTGCTACGTGCCCATCGCCGTGTTCAACACCGTCGTCAGCACCAGCCTGTCCTGCTACTCCAG GTTTCTGGAGGTGGAGCGGCCCATGCTCAGCAAGGCTTCCCGCATCCTGGCCTTCGTGTACCCGTACCTCTTCGACAGCATCCCTCTCTTCTACAGG ttctaCCTGTGCATGGCAGAGAGCTGCACAGAGGCTGCAATCCCGGTCCATTACAAGCACACTGCCTTTGCCTTCCTCACTTGCTTCATCTTCGCCAGCCATCTGCCAGAGCGACTCGCGCCAGGACACTTTGATTATATTG ggcacagccacCAAGTTTTCCACGTCTGTGGGATCATCGGCACGCACTTCCAGATGGAAGCCATCATGATGGACATGGCCGAGCGGCATGACCGGCTCCTGCCCTCCTCgctgcttccctcctccctgcagacCCTCGGCTCCATGGGCATCTGCATGGCCATGAACCTGGCTGTCATCGGGCTCTGCTCCGCGTCGCTGCGCTTCATGCCAGAGCCTCTACAGAGAGAAAAGCCACACAGGCATTAG
- the GLCE gene encoding D-glucuronyl C5-epimerase isoform X2 — MRCLAARVNYKTLIIICALFTLVMVLLWNRCSSDRAGPFPRSLSGPERRAVASESDLARQQSEEASPQEQQKAPPIAGGFNKALGLKYEEIDCLINDEHTVKGRREGNEVFLPFSWVEKYFEVYGKIAQYDGYDRFEFSHSYSKVYTQRAPYHPDGVFMSFEGYNVEVRDRVKCISGVEGVPLSTQWGPQGYFYPIQIAQYGLSHYSKNLTEKPPHVEVYETAEEKDRASRSAEWTVPKGCSLSTVSDRAKFTSVKQFVAPDNTEGVSLQLGNTRDFIISFDLKFITNGSVSVVLETTEKNQLFTVHYVSNNQLIAFKDRDIYYGIGPRTSWSTLTRDLVTDLRKGVGLSNTKAVKQTKIMPKRVVRLVAKGRGFLDNVTISATAHMAAFFAASNWLVRNQDERGGWPIMVTRKLGEGFKSLDPGWYSAMAQGQAISTLVRAYLLTKDHTFLSSALRATAPYKLPSEQRGVKAVFMNRHDWYEEYPTSPSSFVLNGFMYSLIGLYDLKETAGEKLGKEARVLYERGMESLKAMLPLYDTGSGTIYDLRHFMLGTAPNLARWDYHTTHINQLQLLSTIDESPIFKEFVKRWKSYLRGGRAKHN; from the exons ATGCGTTGCTTGGCAGCTCGGGTCAACTACAAGACTCTGATCATCATCTGCGCCCTCTTCACCCTGGTGATGGTGCTGCTCTGGAACCGATGCTCCTCCGACAGAGCTGGCCCATTCCCTCGCAGCCTCTCCGGCCCTGAGCGCCGAGCTGTCGCCTCCGAGAGCGACCTGGCCCGGCAGCAGAGCGAGGAGGCATccccccaggagcagcagaaggctCCCCCCATCGCGGGAGGCTTCAACAAAGCCCTGGGGCTGAAGTACGAGGAGATAGACTGTCTGATCAATGACGAGCACACCGTtaaagggaggagggaaggcaaCGAGGTCTTCCTGCCGTTCAGCTGGGTAGAGAAATACTTTGAGGTTTATGGGAAAATTGCTCAGTACGATGGTTATGACAGGTTTGAATTCTCTCATAGCTACTCCAAAGTATACACACAGCGAGCACCTTATCACCCCGATGGGGTCTTCATGTCCTTCGAGGGCTACAACGTGGAGGTTCGAGACAGAGTGAAGTGCATAAGTGGTGTTGAAG GTGTGCCATTATCCACGCAGTGGGGCCCTCAAGGCTATTTCTACCCCATCCAGATTGCACAGTACGGGTTGAGTCACTACAGTAAGAACCTGACAGAGAAACCCCCTCACGTGGAGGTGTATgaaacagctgaagagaaggacAGAGCCAGCAGGTCTGCAGAGTGGACGGTGCCCAAAGGCTGCTCCCTATCCACAGTGTCTGACAGAGCCAAGTTCACCAGTGTCAAGCAGTTCGTTGCTCCAG acaATACCGAGGGGGTATCTCTGCAGCTTGGGAACACCCGAGATTTTATCATTTCCTTTGATCTCAAATTCATCACAAACGGAAGCGTTTCCGTGGTTCTCGAGACAACAGAGAAGAACCAGCTCTTCACCGTGCACTACGTCTCCAACAACCAGCTCATCGCTTTTAAGGACCGAGACATCTACTACGGCATCGGCCCCAGGACTAGCTGGAGCACCCTCACCAGAGACCTGGTGACTGACCTGCGGAAAGGCGTCGGGCTCTCCAACACGAAAGCTGTGAAGCAGACCAAAATCATGCCcaagagggtggtgaggctggTGGCGAAGGGAAGAGGCTTCCTCGACAATGTCACCATCTCGGCCACCGCTCACATGGCGGCTTTTTTTGCTGCCAGCAACTGGCTGGTGAGGAACCAGGACGAGAGGGGTGGCTGGCCCATCATGGTGACGAGGAAGCTGGGGGAAGGCTTTAAGTCCTTGGACCCGGGCTGGTACTCGGCCATGGCACAAGGACAGGCCATCTCGACGCTGGTGCGGGCGTACCTGCTGACGAAGGACCACACGTTCCTCAGCTCGGCTCTGCGGGCCACGGCGCCGTACAAGCTGCCGTCGGAGCAGCGCGGGGTCAAAGCCGTCTTCATGAACCGGCACGACTGGTACGAGGAGTACCCGACCTCCCCCAGCTCCTTCGTGCTCAACGGCTTCATGTACTCCTTAATCGGGCTCTATGACTTGAAAGAAACGGCCGGGGagaagctggggaaggaggcGCGGGTCCTCTACGAGCGGGGCATGGAGTCCCTCAAGGCCATGCTTCCCCTCTACGACACCGGCTCAGGGACCATCTATGACCTTCGGCACTTCATGCTCGGCACCGCTCCCAACCTGGCCCGCTGGGACTATCACACCACCCACATCaaccagctccagctcctcagcaccatCGACGAGTCGCCCATCTTCAAGGAGTTCGTCAAGAGGTGGAAGAGCTACCTGCGAGGCGGCCGGGCAAAGCACAACTAG
- the GLCE gene encoding D-glucuronyl C5-epimerase isoform X1 produces the protein MSAAARRYGVNMRCLAARVNYKTLIIICALFTLVMVLLWNRCSSDRAGPFPRSLSGPERRAVASESDLARQQSEEASPQEQQKAPPIAGGFNKALGLKYEEIDCLINDEHTVKGRREGNEVFLPFSWVEKYFEVYGKIAQYDGYDRFEFSHSYSKVYTQRAPYHPDGVFMSFEGYNVEVRDRVKCISGVEGVPLSTQWGPQGYFYPIQIAQYGLSHYSKNLTEKPPHVEVYETAEEKDRASRSAEWTVPKGCSLSTVSDRAKFTSVKQFVAPDNTEGVSLQLGNTRDFIISFDLKFITNGSVSVVLETTEKNQLFTVHYVSNNQLIAFKDRDIYYGIGPRTSWSTLTRDLVTDLRKGVGLSNTKAVKQTKIMPKRVVRLVAKGRGFLDNVTISATAHMAAFFAASNWLVRNQDERGGWPIMVTRKLGEGFKSLDPGWYSAMAQGQAISTLVRAYLLTKDHTFLSSALRATAPYKLPSEQRGVKAVFMNRHDWYEEYPTSPSSFVLNGFMYSLIGLYDLKETAGEKLGKEARVLYERGMESLKAMLPLYDTGSGTIYDLRHFMLGTAPNLARWDYHTTHINQLQLLSTIDESPIFKEFVKRWKSYLRGGRAKHN, from the exons GTATGGTGTGAATATGCGTTGCTTGGCAGCTCGGGTCAACTACAAGACTCTGATCATCATCTGCGCCCTCTTCACCCTGGTGATGGTGCTGCTCTGGAACCGATGCTCCTCCGACAGAGCTGGCCCATTCCCTCGCAGCCTCTCCGGCCCTGAGCGCCGAGCTGTCGCCTCCGAGAGCGACCTGGCCCGGCAGCAGAGCGAGGAGGCATccccccaggagcagcagaaggctCCCCCCATCGCGGGAGGCTTCAACAAAGCCCTGGGGCTGAAGTACGAGGAGATAGACTGTCTGATCAATGACGAGCACACCGTtaaagggaggagggaaggcaaCGAGGTCTTCCTGCCGTTCAGCTGGGTAGAGAAATACTTTGAGGTTTATGGGAAAATTGCTCAGTACGATGGTTATGACAGGTTTGAATTCTCTCATAGCTACTCCAAAGTATACACACAGCGAGCACCTTATCACCCCGATGGGGTCTTCATGTCCTTCGAGGGCTACAACGTGGAGGTTCGAGACAGAGTGAAGTGCATAAGTGGTGTTGAAG GTGTGCCATTATCCACGCAGTGGGGCCCTCAAGGCTATTTCTACCCCATCCAGATTGCACAGTACGGGTTGAGTCACTACAGTAAGAACCTGACAGAGAAACCCCCTCACGTGGAGGTGTATgaaacagctgaagagaaggacAGAGCCAGCAGGTCTGCAGAGTGGACGGTGCCCAAAGGCTGCTCCCTATCCACAGTGTCTGACAGAGCCAAGTTCACCAGTGTCAAGCAGTTCGTTGCTCCAG acaATACCGAGGGGGTATCTCTGCAGCTTGGGAACACCCGAGATTTTATCATTTCCTTTGATCTCAAATTCATCACAAACGGAAGCGTTTCCGTGGTTCTCGAGACAACAGAGAAGAACCAGCTCTTCACCGTGCACTACGTCTCCAACAACCAGCTCATCGCTTTTAAGGACCGAGACATCTACTACGGCATCGGCCCCAGGACTAGCTGGAGCACCCTCACCAGAGACCTGGTGACTGACCTGCGGAAAGGCGTCGGGCTCTCCAACACGAAAGCTGTGAAGCAGACCAAAATCATGCCcaagagggtggtgaggctggTGGCGAAGGGAAGAGGCTTCCTCGACAATGTCACCATCTCGGCCACCGCTCACATGGCGGCTTTTTTTGCTGCCAGCAACTGGCTGGTGAGGAACCAGGACGAGAGGGGTGGCTGGCCCATCATGGTGACGAGGAAGCTGGGGGAAGGCTTTAAGTCCTTGGACCCGGGCTGGTACTCGGCCATGGCACAAGGACAGGCCATCTCGACGCTGGTGCGGGCGTACCTGCTGACGAAGGACCACACGTTCCTCAGCTCGGCTCTGCGGGCCACGGCGCCGTACAAGCTGCCGTCGGAGCAGCGCGGGGTCAAAGCCGTCTTCATGAACCGGCACGACTGGTACGAGGAGTACCCGACCTCCCCCAGCTCCTTCGTGCTCAACGGCTTCATGTACTCCTTAATCGGGCTCTATGACTTGAAAGAAACGGCCGGGGagaagctggggaaggaggcGCGGGTCCTCTACGAGCGGGGCATGGAGTCCCTCAAGGCCATGCTTCCCCTCTACGACACCGGCTCAGGGACCATCTATGACCTTCGGCACTTCATGCTCGGCACCGCTCCCAACCTGGCCCGCTGGGACTATCACACCACCCACATCaaccagctccagctcctcagcaccatCGACGAGTCGCCCATCTTCAAGGAGTTCGTCAAGAGGTGGAAGAGCTACCTGCGAGGCGGCCGGGCAAAGCACAACTAG
- the PAQR5 gene encoding membrane progestin receptor gamma isoform X2, translated as MEKHLQELVVGASPDAPFGHFFYLHSSLPFVRPNASSEAHSCSQEDAEGAGGTRAHRAPPAFPGSALAYSAYIFPAGWVNSTFHHCYVPIAVFNTVVSTSLSCYSRFLEVERPMLSKASRILAFVYPYLFDSIPLFYRFYLCMAESCTEAAIPVHYKHTAFAFLTCFIFASHLPERLAPGHFDYIGHSHQVFHVCGIIGTHFQMEAIMMDMAERHDRLLPSSLLPSSLQTLGSMGICMAMNLAVIGLCSASLRFMPEPLQREKPHRH; from the exons ATGGAAAAGCATCTGCAGGAGCTGGTTGTTGGAGCATCTCCTGATGCTCCCTTTGGCCACTTCTTCTACCTTCATTCATCCCTCCCTTTCGTGAGGCCAAACGCAAGCTCAGAGGCTCACAGCTGCTCCCAGGAGGATGCTGAAGGTGCTGGTGGGACCAGAGCTCACCGGGCTCCTCCTGCGTTCCCAGGCTCCGCGCTGGCATACTCGGCGTACATCTTCCCAGCGGGATGGGTCAACAGCACCTTCCACCACTGCTACGTGCCCATCGCCGTGTTCAACACCGTCGTCAGCACCAGCCTGTCCTGCTACTCCAG GTTTCTGGAGGTGGAGCGGCCCATGCTCAGCAAGGCTTCCCGCATCCTGGCCTTCGTGTACCCGTACCTCTTCGACAGCATCCCTCTCTTCTACAGG ttctaCCTGTGCATGGCAGAGAGCTGCACAGAGGCTGCAATCCCGGTCCATTACAAGCACACTGCCTTTGCCTTCCTCACTTGCTTCATCTTCGCCAGCCATCTGCCAGAGCGACTCGCGCCAGGACACTTTGATTATATTG ggcacagccacCAAGTTTTCCACGTCTGTGGGATCATCGGCACGCACTTCCAGATGGAAGCCATCATGATGGACATGGCCGAGCGGCATGACCGGCTCCTGCCCTCCTCgctgcttccctcctccctgcagacCCTCGGCTCCATGGGCATCTGCATGGCCATGAACCTGGCTGTCATCGGGCTCTGCTCCGCGTCGCTGCGCTTCATGCCAGAGCCTCTACAGAGAGAAAAGCCACACAGGCATTAG